The following are encoded together in the Variovorax sp. PBS-H4 genome:
- a CDS encoding cell envelope biogenesis protein TolA — MSKVLAVMMAGLFATAAFAQTQPAEINPQAQGKAAERAETRKAAKAPGQVKAPAGDQSKVAEGSGGVTATGADKAAQARRDSRDARRPAKGGGKKPVPAQGGTPQ; from the coding sequence ATGAGCAAAGTTCTAGCAGTCATGATGGCCGGCTTGTTCGCCACCGCCGCATTCGCACAGACCCAACCCGCCGAGATCAACCCCCAGGCTCAGGGCAAGGCCGCCGAGCGCGCCGAAACCAGGAAGGCTGCGAAGGCCCCCGGCCAAGTCAAGGCTCCTGCTGGAGATCAATCCAAGGTTGCAGAAGGTAGCGGCGGCGTGACTGCCACCGGTGCCGACAAGGCCGCCCAGGCCCGCCGCGACTCGCGCGACGCACGCCGTCCCGCCAAGGGCGGCGGCAAGAAGCCGGTTCCCGCACAAGGCGGTACCCCCCAGTAA
- a CDS encoding DUF192 domain-containing protein has translation MFQRLSVLLALSAALLAPVHAQQPQTGLQRVRLTAGMYQIDAQVAETPAQRQTGLMFRKEMPQNEGMIFVFEQPATQCFWMRNTLLPLTAAFVADDGRIVNTADMKPQTDDSHCSEEPVRFVLEMNQGWFAHKNIKKGTKLNGELFSNRR, from the coding sequence ATGTTCCAGCGCCTCTCCGTCTTGCTCGCACTCTCCGCCGCGTTGCTCGCGCCTGTCCACGCTCAGCAGCCACAGACCGGTCTGCAGCGCGTCAGGCTGACTGCGGGCATGTACCAGATCGACGCCCAGGTCGCCGAGACGCCGGCACAGCGGCAGACAGGCCTGATGTTCCGCAAGGAAATGCCTCAGAACGAGGGCATGATCTTCGTGTTCGAACAGCCGGCCACCCAGTGCTTCTGGATGCGCAACACCCTGCTGCCGCTCACCGCCGCCTTCGTGGCCGACGACGGACGCATCGTCAACACGGCGGACATGAAGCCGCAGACCGACGACTCCCATTGTTCCGAAGAGCCCGTGCGCTTCGTCCTCGAGATGAACCAGGGCTGGTTTGCCCACAAGAACATCAAGAAGGGCACGAAGCTGAACGGCGAACTGTTCTCGAACAGGCGCTGA